The Oncorhynchus nerka isolate Pitt River linkage group LG5, Oner_Uvic_2.0, whole genome shotgun sequence nucleotide sequence GCAGATCTCACCCAGGGGTATCAACATACCAGGGGTATCAATGTACCAGGGGTATTAATGTACCAGGGGTATCCACATACCAGGGTATCGATATTCTGTGGTGAGCTCCAGGACCGCATTCAAAAAGTATCTCAGAGTGGGTGTCCCTTGTGTATATGATCTCATGTGATCTACACTGCTACTCTGACATTTTGTGAATGCAGGCCCTGAACAATAACTTCCGGTTATTTCTATATGGCGATGCTAATTGTATAATGATCTACTCTGCAATAGACATGAATCGTGTGTCGAGTTAATTTCCTTCTGTGGGAATAAAAGGGTCTGTTTTGTATTTCCTTAGCCTACTTCCTAATAAGTGATTATTGTACATAATGAATTTTCATTGACTTGCCTCCTTACTTCGAAACAACAGGATGCACAGTGTGAGGTTTGAAGTGGGCTATCAAAACCACGTCAGAGACAAAACCATTCCTACACGTTGACATATATTTCCATCTTAAATAACTCTAAAGTGTGTAAGAAAGATCACAGTTTGCTAATGATCCAAATGTCCTAcatacacacatgtgcacacacacacacactcacacacactccagaCCTTAAGCACACTCACACCCACACTCCAGACCTTAAGCAAAGATAGTTTTATTAATTTAAGCAATACCACAGACTGAATTCTCTAAAAAGCATAGCTGTACCTAGACAGCGGTTCTCTCAGATCTGCTGTAACAAAAGGTTACGTTCCATCAGACTTAGAAAATAGTCTTTGATTTATTGTAAATACATTATATCAAACTAAGACACTTATGAAGTGCAATATTTGTGTTGTTATACAGAGTTGAAAACCACTATTTGTTGTTGGTCTAAAGTATGATCTACATTCAACTATGAAAATAGCATGAAAACATCTCTCACATACACATTCTCTTAAAACATAGAATACAGGGTTCTACCATACTTCTAAGTCAAACCACCGCAGAAACAACAGTGTtacttacagtacagtaaatcAAACTATTTTTAACTCAAACACATTTTACAATTATTTGTGATGTTGTCTGTTTTGGTACAACAGCTACTGTATGATATAACATGAATTACACATGTTCTTGCTCAAGAAAATAGCAGTAGTGTTGTTGGAGAGAAACCATACATTTTTTATTAGTACTGTACTGAATACGAGcacaatatatacagtactgtactgaCCCAAATGCTACCCTGGCCCTTAGCCTATGATGTGTTGTCGGCCTGTTGTATGGAGATAAATGTATGTCCAGATTCTGTAAATTAATTCAACAACATCATCTATCTCCATACCACTATAGTTTGAAACCTTACCATACCTTGTCCTCAGACAATTGATTTAATTATCAAATAGTCTGGAAAACTCTATATGTTACAAAAGAAAAGTTTATTAGATACATTATTTTACAAAATAACTATTTTCATCTTGTAAGGTATACTATGCATGTTCTTGTTGTACATCACCCTTGGTAGAAAACATCATTCAAATGTTTATGATATAAATGTATATTAATCTAAACAATGTTATCAATGACCTAATACTTAAGACCCTGTTGGTGACTAAAATTAATCATATTGAGGTTCTATATATGTCAAATGGCTTGCAATGACTATGCAACTGACTAATTAATACAAAGCAACAATAGAATAATTTCATAGTGCAGTCCCCCCTAGCTTTTCATTGTTTTTAATGAACAGTATAGCATGCGTTGAAATGGCGGATGTGGGATAACCTATGTAGAAAAAACTTCAAAGCTTCTAGTCCCCTTATTGCACCTCTGTATAGGTGATGGCCCCTTCCTGAAGAAGGCACTGTGGATGCTTCATTATCTCTTATCTGGCTAGCATCCTGGCGTTAGTGTCTCACAGCTGTCTATTGGCTGGCTACACTAACCCACCAACCAATCAAGTGTCAACGTGCACAAAGCTGCCACTGAGTGACATCTTATGTCTTGTGACATCTCCTCTTCCCATTTGAGTCTTTCCATATTTGTCCAATCGAATTCTATCAAATCCAACTGAAACTGCTAAAGGTAGAGATAAGAGACCCAGTAGACGATGTTGAACAGGAGGAACGACGTAGGGAAGAAGACTCTCGAGTAAGCGTCCAGCTCCTTAATGTCGACATGGATGCGTCCTTTCCTCCACCCTCCCCCCTTGCACTCCTCGTAACAGCAGAAGAAGCTCTGGCAGTCCTTCCCGTCCAGACACTCGTACACGTCCTCATAGTCCTGCCAGTATGAGTAGTTGTTGTTCAACGGTACCACGGTGGTGGGGGACCTGGGCCCCGTGTCTAGCATCGAGTAGGTCtgtgggaggggacagaggaaggcCATCTCCTTAGATGCGTAAGCgataaagggagagaaagagagggtgagggtggtggtggtggtgggggggcaaGAAAtgtgatgaggggagagaggaaggaaggccTCATAATTAgatactgagagggagagagtgaggcaaCAGGGAGGGGGCGGGGGGACAACTAAAGCCAGACAGGAGACAAGAAATACATGTGGGCAAACAAGGGAGAAAGACAGATGGAAagatgaaaagagacagagagatagagatgaagagagaaagagatctgATACGTTGTGAGTGGAGCTGTGCTGTCATGCATTAAAGCTCCGCAGCGGGCCGTGTCCTCCCACACCCAGCAGGACGCTGTCATAGCCCAGGCAGGCAATGAGATAGAACCCCTCGGCTTAGTGCTCTACCGAAGCTGGGACTCACTCATTGGCTCGACAGCGTTACACGACATGACATGATGACATGACACGCTATGACACGGCATTTACCAAGTACACTGTGTGACCGGTCGGCAGTGCAAGTGGATGGATATATGAAGGATGGTGGATGGACCAGACCTCAACCCTCACCGGGGGGCAACCTCCCGATTTGCTACCATGCAGGTCAGAGCCACTGACTGTAATACTATCACAGCCCATGCACAGTGTGACTGATGCAAGAGGATGGAGATATGAAGGATGGACTAGACCTCCACCCACTGAGACCATAATCGCTACCATGGCTAGAACTATTGACTGTGACAACACAAACAGCCTTGGTCCATGTCTATAACAGCATTACACTGCATTGAGAAAAGTTACACCATTTCGTCATACGGAGGAAAGGTACACCATTCCATTGTACGGAGGAAAGGTACACCATTCCATTGTACGGAGGAAAGGTACACCATTCCATTGTACGGAGGAAAGGTACACCATTCCATTGTACGGAGGAAAGGTACACCATTCCATTGTACGGAGGAAAGGTACACCATTCCATTGTACGGAGGAAAGGTACACCATTCCATTGTACGGAGAAAGGTACACCATTCCATTGACGGAGGAAAGGTACACCATTCCATTGTACGGAGGAAAGGTACACCATTCCATTGTACGGAGGAAAGGTACACCATTCCATTGTACGGAGGAAAGGTACACCATTCCATTGTACGGAGGAAAGGTACACCATTCCATTGTACGGAGGAAAGGTACACCATTACATTGTACGGAGGAAAGGTACACCATTACATTGTACGGAGGAAAGGTACACCATTACATTGTACGGAGGAAAGGTACACCATTACATTGTATGGAGGAAAGCTCACCAGTCTCTGCGTCTTGTTTGTCTTGTTGTAGCGGGGCTTCTGTGCCCTGTAGGCGTAGTAGTTTTGGATGGCGTACTCCATCATGGCCGCAAAGACGAACAAGAAGCACACAGTGACGAAGAGATCCATGGCCGTCACATAGGAGACTCTGGGTAGGGACGTCCTGGCCACTGTACTAAGGGTGGTCATTGTCAACACAGTGGTGATACCTGAAAGGACAAAGTCAGCGTCATtacacagatttttcacctagtcggctcagggaatcaaaccagcaacctttcggttactgggccAACACTCTTAACCTCCAAAACTGAATGCTACCTGCCACCCGGTACTAACTGTTTGATATCTGTCTTGGCAAAACGGTGGCAATAGTTCTCTGGCAATAGTCTGAATATATTTTGCAAATATGTTTTTAAGATATTTTTATCAATTAACGAGGGTAGTTTGTGTCTCTATGTAGTTTTAACTTTAGAAATAAATGGACGTTTACATTAATACATTGTCAGCgcttaaatatactgaacaaaaatatgaacgcaacatgcaacaatttcaaagattttactgagttacagatcatatgaggaaatcagtcaatttaaataaataaattaggccctaatctatggatttcataggTGGGCCTGGGAGAGCGTAGGcccacacactggagagacaggcacagccaatcagaatgagcttTTCCCCACAGAAGGGTTTTATTACAgagagaaatactcctcagcaccaccCCTCAGAGGATCCCGTAGGTGAAGAAGTCGGATGTGGAGGTTCTAGACTAGCGTGGTtatacatggtctgcggttgtgaggccggttggatgtactgccaaattttctaaaatgATGTTTGAGGcagattatggtagagaaattaacattaaattatctggtggacatgcctgcagtcagcatgctaattgcactctccctcaaaacttgagacataagTGCACATTTAAAAGTGGCCTTCTGTTctccccagcataaggtgcacctgtgtaatgagcatgctgtttaattagtttcttgatatgccatacctgtcaggtggatggattattttggagaaatgctcactaacagggatgtaaaacccATTTGTGCAccgaatttgagagaaataagctttttgagcccatggaaaatttctgggatcttttatttcagctcatgaaacatgggaccaagactttacattttgcatttatatttttgctcagtgtgTATATTGAAAAGTGAGCTGAATGTACCAGCTGAGATTTTGCATGTATAGAGCCTTTGATATAAAATGCTGGGTGTGACccgcacacacactcatactcgCGCACACtcatatgcgcacacacacatatgcgcacacacacatgtgcgcgcacacacacatgtgcgcacacacacacgcacacattctctctcgctcttttatGCACATCACCAGGAACCTCTCAGTTGATGACTGAATGTTGTGCTGTTTTCAAGCAGTTACCATGGAGACCAGAAGGCCCATCTATTTTGAGCTGATATTTCATACTCAATCCCCCCTTCCTTCCTTCAGACTCTACTGGCCACGGTGATTACCTTCACCTATTTCCCTTACCTTCTATACATACTTTTGGCACTTAGTCAGCAGAGGTCCTTCATAACTTTCAAACAGGCAAAGGTGTCAGAGCACCTTCAACTGGTTCCTCCAAATAAAATAGCAAAAATGTAATGAATGAGAAAAAGGTATCgttgtaaaaaacaaaaaaaatacccACAGATGTCATATGAACAGATACAACACATAGAAAATAATACAGATACAAAGAACATTGTACAAAGATATCAGTCTACAGTGCTGTCGTGacttaaagacagagagagagagaaagaaaggaagaaagagagagagagagagagaaagagacaaaaaaAAGTGGGAGGGGTCACACTATATGAGTCACTGAACTGAGCATCCTCTGTCCCTTACTCCCTGTCAGGTATAGCCTGATCGTCATTACCATCTGTGGTGGCCCTTGTCAACCTGGCTCTTTGGGAATGGCACCCACTACACCCCGTCACTGCCCCCCCAACCACACTACACCCTCAGGGGACACCTGCATGTCAGCACCTGCCTCCTCCTTAGCCCCCtacgaccaccaccaccaccagccactctGACATATCTCCTGCTCTTTGCAGTCAGAGCCCATTTTCCTTATCACTCCTCTTTCTTTTCATCCCGCTGATCGATTAGCGGGAAGGCCCGGAAAAATCATCGCTGCGCTTTCATGCCTCAGAATAGATACTAAATCATTTATTTTATCAACGAGAATGGGATATTTATTTTTACTCCTACAGACAGCATCCTTGCCTGTTAGCTAGGGGAAAACAAACATGTTCCCGGGCTTATCTTTGTACTGTGTCGTAACAGGTGGCAAGAGGGTCGAGCGAGACTATTCGATGTGATTGTGGTGGTTCAAGGATGGTTTGGTGATGAAACGAACTCGTTAATACACTTTAGGCGTTGACTTGTTTAACCACCATTGCAAATGTGCTTGTGTTGTCACTTAGTTAAAAGCCAAGTATAATATGAATACTGTAATTTGGACTAAATGTGATATATTTGATCTTGAAGACAAAAAAAATGACCTGATCAAGGTCCACTACAAGAGCTGCCTGGAGGAATTGAATCGTACTTACCGCAAAGTTCAACTCAAACTCCCAATCACCTTCAACAACATAATCCAGACGAATGTACATGCACTAATGGAAAGCATGCATCGGGGGGGGGGAAAATCATGAATGAATTGCAAACGTAAACAAAAAGGTCATTGTTAAGCCTTGATAAATTACAAGCACGTCGCATAAACAAAATAAGACGGTACAAGAATCTTGAAAGCAGAACATAACATTGCATAAACACATGCAGATTGTTCTCTAGTCTAAACAataaaatatagatttttttatGCAATCTTCCATTGTGGTACCAAGAGTTGGTAACCATCTTTTCAACAAACCAGCTAGACTCAGATGTATTTATTTCCTTTCAGAATAACCCATGCAAAGGTAGTCATTGCTGAACACATACAGTGCACTACATGAACACTGGTGGAACAGGTTTGATTGAACCCTTGGTTTTTTTTTCCATCTACTTATTATAATATCAGTGTGTATCCTGTCAAATGGTATTCTTCAGATCAGGTACCTAGCGCTGTTCTGGCGGGGGCGGCATCGCTATTGATCCAGAAGGAGACCCAGGAGAGCACCACGGTGAGGATACAGGGGATGTAGGTCTGGATGGTGAAATAACCCATTCTCCTGCTCAGGTCAAAGTACACTGTCATGACCACATAATCACCTGGGAGGGGGGGATAAAGAGGGGGGATGTATATGGAGTGAGGGtcgaggagggggagggagcgaggtaaggaggaagagggggagggagaaagagaagagattgAGGGACAATCAGAGCGTCAGGTGGAACAAGAACAAGCCAGCgtggggagggagaaggggggagagaaagacagagagagagagagataatcatgAGAGCTAGCATCAGGGGGAACCACAGAACAAGGCACCATACACAATGCTTCAGGGAGTCTACTTTGGTGGGTTTTGAAGAGGGGATGCTGTAACAATAGAAAAAAAGGAGGTAGATATAACAGCGGTAGAACCAGAAGTCCCCGATGGCACGGTGGCATGGGAACTGTCCACTCGCTGTCCTCATTACCACGCTACAGCACAATACCTATTCATTTCATGCTGGATGAGAAACAAGAAGAAGACATTTAGCGCTTTGTTTTCAGAGTTTGTTGAGATGTAAATTAATGACATGCTATTTTTAGCTGCAGGAGCAAGCTAGCTAATCATCATGCAGCATGATGCAAGCTGGGAGTCAAGAAAAAGGGAAAACAAGATGAGAAACGTCTAATTTCCTTGAACAGAACCGAAGGAAGATCTGTGGAAGAACTCTGGCTTTCATGAGTTCTCCACTCCGAACGTGGACTTGTATCACAGTGCACCATACGTAGAACACATCATTTATTGGATCACATGAGTTTTCAAGACGAATAAAGTACAGCATGAACAATGTCACCTCTGAAATTTGAGAATAGGGTCAATGTGGGTTAATTACAGCTTGAGGATTCATACATGAGATCAATTCATCAGCCCCTTGAAACGCTGCTACATGAGTCGTCAATGCTGTCATGAATGCATTACAAATGTATTACAAAGTAATTCCAGCAAGCACCACTCATGAGTATAATTAGATACCTGTTTGTAAAACACAACCTTCGTCGCAAGGAATGATTGTTGTAAATAAATAGATGTAGAATTCAGTATTAAAACCAAACCACATCCTTGGACTCTGAAAATCATTTAAGTGAATAATTAAATATTTTGAATCTTTAATCCAGATGGTTTGTGTAAAAATATGTTTGCCTTTTATACCAGAGGGGACTACTGATGAGCTTCAAGCAATCTACAGAGAAACAATATGTTAAATGTCACAATGAATTATGAAGACAGGTAAATGCACTTTCATTGTGCCCTTTTTCATTACACAGTGAATGATAAAGACAATGTCTACTCCCTGAGCACTACCCCTAAGTctactaccacagtactaccccTAAGTctactaccacagtactaccccTAAGTctactaccacagtactaccccTAAGTctactaccacagtactaccccTAAGTctactaccacagtactactccTAAGTctactaccacagtactaccccTAAGTctactaccacagtactaccccTAAGTCTACTACCCCAGTACTACCCCTAAGTctactaccacagtactaccccTAAGTctactaccacagtactaccccTAAGTctactaccacagtactaccccTAAGTctactaccacagtactaccccTAAGTctactaccacagtactaccccTAAGTctactaccacagtactaccccTAAGTCTACTACCAAAGTACTACCCCTAAGTCTACTACCAAAGTACTACCCCTAAGTctactaccacagtactaccccTAAGTctactaccacagtactaccccTAAGTctactaccacagtactaccccTAAGTctactaccacagtactaccccTAAGTctactaccacagtactaccccTAAGTCTACTAACCCTAAGTctactaccacagtactaccccTAAGTctactaccacagtactaccccTAAGTctactaccacagtactaccccTAAGTCTACTACCCCTAAGTctactaccacagtactaccccTAAGTctactaccacagtactaccccTAAGTCTACTAGCAAAGTACGACTCCGAAGTCTACTACCAAAGTACGACTCCTAAATCCACTACCAAATGACTACTTCTTAGTCTACTACCAGAGTACTACTCCTAATTGCAATTTCAACCTGTTTTCTGCCCTGCCAAATGCTGTCTTTGTCATTTCCATGGTACAATAATACTACATATCTTGACTATCTTCCAAGAGAAGGCATTGTCTTTGTTCTCTGGCAATATCTTGCAAAACTGGCAAAGCAATTGACTTAAGCCAGAGTGGTGGCACCAGACCTCAAGACACCAGCTGGTAATGCCTGCTGTCTCCCCCTGCTAATAGACAGGAGAATTTGACAGATAATTTACAGTAAATGTAGACCATTTGATTAAAAAACAGCTAAAAATAACACGTTGTCCTTTTTTCCTTGGAATTTTCATGAGTCAGTATCTAATAATTCAGAGAAAAATTGGATGGAGAACACAGGAGCCAACGAAGGGCTGTGAGGAGGGATTTATTTGATTGATTGTGAAAAACAGAAGGTCAGCTGTTTGGGTATTAAATGTACGGTAACTCATTTGCTGTACCTGCTGTTGTTTTTAGGACGTCTGTGGAATTCCGCAGGCCCATGAAGTCAAACTGGTAGAGGCGCCAGTACTTCTGGTCTGAGGTTTCGATGGAGTTCCTTTTCCATCTGTAAATCATTTCATCCTTGGGGTAACCATCTGTAAGTCAAGTAAACACACAGTGACCCTGTGACCCTATGGTAGCATTTCATTCTAATAAAATAAGATTTATGCTTCAATCTGACCAATACATGTTTTATTGTTTGATGGGTCTTACTGGACAAATTCCTATGTATGTATTATAAAACCCCCTAATTGCATACTGTTAAATAGACCTAAATATGGGaaccgcacacgcacacacacataaacacacggaCACACAGTATAGAGTAGAGCACCATTAGACCGTTAAAAAAGTAAAAAACATGGCCATAGTAAAGTGCTGTAAGAGCAGATGAAAAGGAGCACAACAGAGTGTAATAGGATACTTTGAGTTACTGTGAGAGAGCATTGTGTTGATGCTGGAGTTGACCTTCACTTTtcacagaagtgtgtgtgtgtgcctgtgaaaTCTAATTTGAAAGCCGTGCAACGGAAATGAACCACCTCATTGTGCTCTGATGATTTCAAGCAGGTGAACTGTATCCCATTAACATGTTATTGTGAGgtgtgtctctctcacacacacacacacaaagcgacAATGTTATTCACACTAACAAAAGCTACAACAAAGGAAAGCTGGTGAGATGATGTGGAGTGTGCTGAGTGTGTGTCAATATCTTAGAAACTATtatgtacaatacaatacaataacgAGGTGGCAGAAAGGTAAGTTTAGGCTAGGGCTCAGCTGCAAGTTGGGTATCAGGGTTTGGCTCTGGAGTTGGCACTTCCTCCTAAAGGCGTGGTGTCCAGGGCAACCAGGCCAATGATAGAGGGGGCAGCAAAGGGGGCTGCAGCTTCGTGGCCCTGCAGCTGATCCACACGGCGGCAGTAAACTTGATCGTCAGGCGTCCGAGTCCTGTAAGAGACAGGTCCACTGGCTTCTTCCACAACTGCAAGGACCTACATAGGGCCTCCAGAGTAGTTCCTCATGTACACAGACTCGTCAGGTAGAAAATGCCTTAAATGATCACGGCCCCCCTGTCTGCATCACCTTCCTGCCTTAGAAGATGTCACTTGCCATGTCCAGGTGCAGCCAATCTAAAGCAGTTGTCAACCGCTTGTTCGTTAACAGCTTGGCTGGACTCTTCCCAGTAGAGGCCGTCATAACATGTTGAGACTGCAGGACTCTTGACAGTCAGGTCTGCCAGTCACCCACCGAGATCATAGACAGAGCCTCCCTGGTTGTCTGATCCATGTGTTCAGCTTGGCCATTGGAGGACGGATGATATGGGGCTGTGGTGACATGTCCGATTCAGTTCCCCACAGCGAACTCGTTAAACTCCACAGAAGTGAAGGCAGCTCCATTATCTGACACCAGGACGTCACACAACCCATGAATGGCAAAAAGCAAATGGAGAGTGCTTATTACAGCACCA carries:
- the LOC115129732 gene encoding gamma-aminobutyric acid receptor subunit gamma-3-like isoform X2 — encoded protein: MTTKLLVSFLLLSVQRVRSDPDPRDYDGDYEDTTVSQMLAPKNHQAEATLILNNLLKDYDKTLRPDIGVKPTLIDVDIYVNSIGPVSSIDMEYEIDIIFAQTWIDSRLQYNSTMKILTLNSNMVGMIWVPDTIFRNSKNADSHWITMPNQLLRIWNDGKILYTLRLTINAECQLQLHNFPMDEHSCPLVFSSYGYPKDEMIYRWKRNSIETSDQKYWRLYQFDFMGLRNSTDVLKTTAGDYVVMTVYFDLSRRMGYFTIQTYIPCILTVVLSWVSFWINSDAAPARTALGITTVLTMTTLSTVARTSLPRVSYVTAMDLFVTVCFLFVFAAMMEYAIQNYYAYRAQKPRYNKTNKTQRLTYSMLDTGPRSPTTVVPLNNNYSYWQDYEDVYECLDGKDCQSFFCCYEECKGGGWRKGRIHVDIKELDAYSRVFFPTSFLLFNIVYWVSYLYL
- the LOC115129732 gene encoding gamma-aminobutyric acid receptor subunit gamma-3-like isoform X1, yielding MTTKLLVSFLLLSVQRVRSDPDPRDYDGDYEDTTVSQMLAPKNHQAEATLILNNLLKDYDKTLRPDIGVKPTLIDVDIYVNSIGPVSSIDMEYEIDIIFAQTWIDSRLQYNSTMKILTLNSNMVGMIWVPDTIFRNSKNADSHWITMPNQLLRIWNDGKILYTLRLTINAECQLQLHNFPMDEHSCPLVFSSYGYPKDEMIYRWKRNSIETSDQKYWRLYQFDFMGLRNSTDVLKTTAGDYVVMTVYFDLSRRMGYFTIQTYIPCILTVVLSWVSFWINSDAAPARTALGITTVLTMTTLSTVARTSLPRVSYVTAMDLFVTVCFLFVFAAMMEYAIQNYYAYRAQKPRYNKTNKTQRLEMAFLCPLPQTYSMLDTGPRSPTTVVPLNNNYSYWQDYEDVYECLDGKDCQSFFCCYEECKGGGWRKGRIHVDIKELDAYSRVFFPTSFLLFNIVYWVSYLYL